The DNA window AGTCATCTTCGCAGCTGCCATGTTACATGCTACCCAATCCATAACAAAATCCCAGGTGGGATCATTCTGGACGGAAGATGCTTTTCTCTTCGACACGACCGTGATGTACACACAAGCACGTGGTAATCAAAGGTGGTCTTCAGCCGCTTTTGACGGAACCAACTATCTCGTCGTTTGGCATGATTCACGCTTCTACCCTCAGCACGATGTTTTCTGTGCAAGAATAGATCCCGAGGGTCATCTTCTCGATTCTGCCGGCATACATGTTGCGACCATCACTTTTGATAACCTCCAGTACTACTGCAATGCAACACCTGCAGTCGCCTACAACGGGACAAACTATCTTGTAGTCTATCAGGACCGCCGTAGTTCCGTGGAAACGGATATCTACGGTGCCCGTGTTACACCTTCGGGCAATGTCCTCGATCCTGACGGTATCCCGATCTCAACTGCGCAGGGATATCAATGGCATCCTTGCGTTGCATCCAATGGCTTCGATTTTCTTGTTGTGTGGCAAGACCTGCGCACGGGAACGCCGGACATATATGGCGCACGGGTTGACCATAACGGCATTGTTCTTGAACCAGACGGCATCGCGGTCAGCAGTGCACCACGAAGTCAGGAGTTCCCTTCGGTTGCTTCCGATGGAACAGATTACTTCGCCGTATGGCACGACGCACGAGACAGTACAAACACGCAATATGATATATATGGAGCCAGGATAACTGCAGATGGAATCCTACTCGATACGAACAGTGTTGCGATCTTCGTAGATACAGGCCAGCAGACTGAACCGTCGATCGTTTCTGACGGTACGGACTACTTCATTGTATGGGAGGACTGGCGCGCGCAGGTGCTGGCCATCATGGGTGCGCGCGTGGACAGTCTGGCCAACGTACTTGACCCAAACGGTATCAGTATTTCCGGTATGCCGTCAATGATGGAATGGCACCCCTCGTTGGCGTTCAATGGCACTGACTATCTGGTTGTCTGGGCTGATGACCGCAATGGAATAGATCCCGATATCTATGGCGCACGCGTAAACCAAAGTGGTATTCTTATGGATACACTGAACATACCCATTTCGGTGACCAATGGGATGAAATGGATGCCTTGTGTGACAACTGACGACGATAACTTTCTCGTTGCCTGGGATGATGAGCGCGATTTCCCTTCGGGCGATGTATACGGAAGCCGGGTGAGTGCTACAGGTTCCGTGCTCGACCCTGTAGGCCTCAATATCACCACCTCTGCAGTATTCCATGTCGAGCCCGGCGTCGCGTACTGCGGCGAGAATTTCCTCGCCGCATGGGCTGACGTCCGGAGCGGACTTTATCTATCCGATATCTACGGGGCTCGTGTGGACGCAACCGGTATGGTTCTCGATTCGCCCGGCTTTGCGATCTGTACAGCGCAATTCGGACAGTATTCTCCATATATTGCCTTCGACGGGACGAACTATTGCTCAATCTGGACCCATAACATTGGCGGTGCGTGGAGTGTCAAGGGCGCGCGCATCTCGCCGGCAGGTACGGTCCTGGATCCAGCCTACATCAGTGTTTCATCCGCGGGCAATGCTATGTCGCCGCAAATAGCATCGCACGGCAATGGCTTTTTCACGGTATGGGTCGATTACCGGAATAGCTACACCAGCCCTGATATATATGGTGCGCGTATCGCCTCGGCAGGCTATGTTCTTGACCCTGCAGGGTTTGCAATTTCAAATCTCGGTGGGCTCGAATATCGACCTGCGGTATGCTTCGGCGAAGTCCACTATCTGGTGGCGTGGGAAGACACGCGCAACGGACTGAAGGACATCTATTGCACAAGGATCGATACGAGCGGAAACATCCTCGATCCCGGTGGTATTGCTGTGACGAACGATGCTGAATTACAGGACAATACAGCGATGGCATTTAGCGGTACAAATTACCTTCTCGTCTGGCAGGACAAAAGAAATGGTGATTACGACATATACGGCGCGCGTGTCGCACAAAGCGGTGCTGTACTCGATCCCACGGGCATTGCCATATCGACTGCACCCAACGATCAGATCAACCCTTCAGTCGTTTTTGATGGCGTTGACTACATCGTAGTATGGGAAGATCGCCGAGAACTCCCTTCCGACATCTATGGAGCGACAATAGATACGAGCGGTGCCGTGATCGACAGCTTCGTAGCCATCGCGCAACCAGGACCTCAAAGCAATCCCAAGCTCAGCCACGGCCCAGGCGCCAAAACACTCCTGACTTACAGCGGGTGGACCGAATATATCAATGCACATCCGGCAAACGCCCTGCGTATATGGGGCAAATTCCATCCGGAACTGGGAATCACTGAGCACGATGGGGAGACGCAAGCAACTTCCTTACTCAGTTTTTCGCCCAATCCGTTCACCGGGCTGGCCACGGTCAGCTTCAGCATCGGGCAAAATGCAGAGCGCATAGGGTTGAAAATCTATGATATTGCTGGACGATTAGTGAAAGTTCTGTATGACGCCATGCCCCATGCACCATGCGCTATGCAGATTAGCTGGGATGGTACGGACCAGTCTAATCGAGAATTACCCAGCGGCGTCTATTTTGTCCATGTCACATCAGGCGATGACAGCGCAGTGGAGAAAGTACTGCTGGTGAGATAGAAAATTACTGGCGGGGGAGTTAGGCCTCTCCCCCGCCATTGCGTCTTCCAGGTATTGATGAAGGTTTATTCAGGTAACGAATATCCTTTTCAAAGAAGATCTTTTAATGTCAATTTTTTCACAAGAGACTTATCTCCACGTAATATTTCGATCGTATAAGTTGTCCCCGCATCTGCTCTCATCAGTTCACGGAGCGCGATAACACCATCGTAGTACTGGACACCGATTCCGTTTACGGATTTGATGATATCGCCTTTCTGAAAACCAGCATCTTCTGCTGGCGTACCAGGTGAGATAAATACCACTTCAACATCATTTTCATCGTTATAATAGAATTGCAGCCCGCTCTTTGGCCTCGGCAATTCCACCCCGAAATCATTGCCTTTTTCCAGTATCACTCGTTGACCATTGTAATCCAAATATAGCACAAAGTTGCTCAAGAATGAGTTGCCGATGTTCCCTATGACAGTCTCAGATGCAAACACGCCTGTCCCTTCTTCGTGGGGGGTGCCAATCCACGGATCTTTAATAACAAATCCACCGACCTCGACCGTCTTGAATTTTGATATCCTGCTGGTAGTGAAACCTGCCGCGTCGCCGGCCATTATGTCAAAACCAGATCTATCCAGCAGACCATGTTCTTCTGCATAAGGATAGTGAAAATCAAGGTCAGGCGCTCCTATGTCCAATGTCCACTTGCCCGCATACTTGCCATCAACCGTGACTTGAAGATTCAACATATTGCTCTGTAACGGCGAGTCAAAAACCTTACCTTTGCCGGTGTACTTAAATTTCGCGGGATGATAAAAGGAGATCGTCTGCTTGGCGTAATCTATTTTCGTTACAAATCGCGAGAGAAAATCATAACCAAGGATACCTACCACATCCAGCCCGAGAGCCTTCTTAAACAGGTGACGGAAATTGAAAGCAACCACCTTCTGCTGATTGAACAGGATTCCGCCAACTGAATACGCCGGTATGGTGACAAAATATAAATCGACGATGCCCGAGGCACCCCGCCCTTTTATCGGGCCTTCAAACGCCAAGCCTGCTTCCGCGGCGAAGCTCGAATCGATGACGTTGACCGATGCGCCGCAATCGAGCACCCAGAGCCGCTCCTTGCCCATGATGTTAACAGGCAGATAGATATGATTCTCAATGAATTCAACTGGAGCATTCTCTGCACTGATACCGTTTGCGAAAACAAAATCCTCGACATCCTCTGCCGGTGGTTCAAAGAGAGCAGCGTCCAAACCGACGCCGAACCTGTACGTGGAATACTCAACCGAAACTGTTTCGTCAGTTGGAAGTTGTCTAATGACTTCCCGGAATGGAAAAACAAGGCCATTGACTCTACGAAAATCAGAATATGAAATATGCACTTCGTTATCGGGTTTTAGGATCATCGTTTTCAGAAGATAGAAGTTGGATCTATCGTAGAAATTCATCTGAATATCTTCGTTTATCTTATTCGTCATCTTCAGCACGTAGCAATCACTGCCCTCCAGTTTCTCGACACCTTCGAATGTCAATGTGAAGTATTCTGATCCGGGGTTCAAGTATTCGTATTCCTCCATCAGTCTTCTGACCTCACGTTCTTTTAAGGTATGCTCATCTCTTCTGATCAACACTTTTCCGTTCGCGTCAACATGCCAGCTTACTTCACCATCATCCCCTGACACTTCACTCACTACCTTGAGATCTGTTTCCTGTCTCAATTTCAGCGGACGTTCGCTCCACTCCTTGAATGTACCCTCAAGACCAGCACCTAGGTTGAC is part of the candidate division WOR-3 bacterium genome and encodes:
- a CDS encoding T9SS type A sorting domain-containing protein; this encodes MKNISRQVHCVMIVIFAAAMLHATQSITKSQVGSFWTEDAFLFDTTVMYTQARGNQRWSSAAFDGTNYLVVWHDSRFYPQHDVFCARIDPEGHLLDSAGIHVATITFDNLQYYCNATPAVAYNGTNYLVVYQDRRSSVETDIYGARVTPSGNVLDPDGIPISTAQGYQWHPCVASNGFDFLVVWQDLRTGTPDIYGARVDHNGIVLEPDGIAVSSAPRSQEFPSVASDGTDYFAVWHDARDSTNTQYDIYGARITADGILLDTNSVAIFVDTGQQTEPSIVSDGTDYFIVWEDWRAQVLAIMGARVDSLANVLDPNGISISGMPSMMEWHPSLAFNGTDYLVVWADDRNGIDPDIYGARVNQSGILMDTLNIPISVTNGMKWMPCVTTDDDNFLVAWDDERDFPSGDVYGSRVSATGSVLDPVGLNITTSAVFHVEPGVAYCGENFLAAWADVRSGLYLSDIYGARVDATGMVLDSPGFAICTAQFGQYSPYIAFDGTNYCSIWTHNIGGAWSVKGARISPAGTVLDPAYISVSSAGNAMSPQIASHGNGFFTVWVDYRNSYTSPDIYGARIASAGYVLDPAGFAISNLGGLEYRPAVCFGEVHYLVAWEDTRNGLKDIYCTRIDTSGNILDPGGIAVTNDAELQDNTAMAFSGTNYLLVWQDKRNGDYDIYGARVAQSGAVLDPTGIAISTAPNDQINPSVVFDGVDYIVVWEDRRELPSDIYGATIDTSGAVIDSFVAIAQPGPQSNPKLSHGPGAKTLLTYSGWTEYINAHPANALRIWGKFHPELGITEHDGETQATSLLSFSPNPFTGLATVSFSIGQNAERIGLKIYDIAGRLVKVLYDAMPHAPCAMQISWDGTDQSNRELPSGVYFVHVTSGDDSAVEKVLLVR
- a CDS encoding aspartyl protease family protein; amino-acid sequence: MRFRILASAIMLVLSAFAAPVYSQTKLSDPYQILEKHFEAVGGLNNLKALKTMYKEGTIVNLGAGLEGTFKEWSERPLKLRQETDLKVVSEVSGDDGEVSWHVDANGKVLIRRDEHTLKEREVRRLMEEYEYLNPGSEYFTLTFEGVEKLEGSDCYVLKMTNKINEDIQMNFYDRSNFYLLKTMILKPDNEVHISYSDFRRVNGLVFPFREVIRQLPTDETVSVEYSTYRFGVGLDAALFEPPAEDVEDFVFANGISAENAPVEFIENHIYLPVNIMGKERLWVLDCGASVNVIDSSFAAEAGLAFEGPIKGRGASGIVDLYFVTIPAYSVGGILFNQQKVVAFNFRHLFKKALGLDVVGILGYDFLSRFVTKIDYAKQTISFYHPAKFKYTGKGKVFDSPLQSNMLNLQVTVDGKYAGKWTLDIGAPDLDFHYPYAEEHGLLDRSGFDIMAGDAAGFTTSRISKFKTVEVGGFVIKDPWIGTPHEEGTGVFASETVIGNIGNSFLSNFVLYLDYNGQRVILEKGNDFGVELPRPKSGLQFYYNDENDVEVVFISPGTPAEDAGFQKGDIIKSVNGIGVQYYDGVIALRELMRADAGTTYTIEILRGDKSLVKKLTLKDLL